A single Aneurinibacillus migulanus DNA region contains:
- a CDS encoding N-acetylmuramoyl-L-alanine amidase family protein: protein AAIKAFLQRHGLKDRGIKIRTNLAVLKVKAKAALLECFFISNPKEAALMKDAAFLLELAEAIGQGVLVAIGIAYVPVKKPETPQPTQPKEEKKLMKTEDANKIIRILQDRWNASTCQDEKKEVGRLADEVRVAAGMKKVNG from the coding sequence ACGCTGCTATTAAAGCGTTCCTGCAACGACATGGATTAAAAGACCGTGGCATCAAGATACGAACAAATCTGGCTGTATTAAAGGTCAAGGCAAAAGCAGCTTTATTAGAATGCTTTTTCATATCGAATCCGAAGGAAGCGGCGTTGATGAAAGACGCTGCTTTTTTGCTTGAATTAGCGGAAGCCATCGGACAAGGTGTGCTAGTTGCTATCGGTATTGCCTATGTGCCAGTAAAGAAGCCAGAAACACCACAACCTACTCAACCTAAGGAGGAAAAGAAACTCATGAAAACAGAAGATGCAAACAAAATCATTCGTATCTTACAGGACAGATGGAACGCTTCAACATGCCAGGATGAGAAAAAAGAAGTTGGTCGGCTTGCCGATGAGGTGCGTGTAGCTGCCGGAATGAAGAAGGTGAATGGCTAA
- a CDS encoding FtsZ/tubulin family protein, whose protein sequence is MLTIDNVWQLESFVKQKGATVGTKLGFVGLGQGGGKIVDAFAGIRNANGNAQYPVLCINTNMGDIQNLQNVDRANRLQLKGAEFEKGAGMDPEKGKQAMAANGEIVFETLNRVMHDTEAIVVVASLGGGTGTGSINMVIDVCADYLGKPVMAIVSLPNPHVDENVNAYEALKELVPKLEEYQEDEQGGSYRVLENIVILDNKKIIEEHIEAVEQGSAEVTNLSWDRYSNYKVASILHEWNVVTTLESDKTLDAEDFKNKLLFTGGVLTFAKKKINLQSGDLKSENDLINEIVATYRERNVLANGFDYKNDAIAFGINIVMPKNTEKLLNRDTLEKINRQLQGELEGVPIYYGRSTWDSKHALVYTICSLRGLPERARNLKQESEELLAKQREREERQSGFDIGGELSSRQGRTSTRTRAGKAAAPANPFTALKKETTEKKLEKKFNPFK, encoded by the coding sequence ATGTTAACTATCGACAATGTATGGCAATTAGAAAGTTTCGTGAAGCAAAAAGGAGCGACTGTTGGTACAAAGCTTGGATTTGTTGGGTTGGGACAGGGGGGAGGAAAAATCGTTGATGCATTCGCTGGCATCCGGAACGCGAACGGGAACGCCCAATATCCAGTGCTATGCATCAATACAAATATGGGGGATATCCAAAACCTTCAAAACGTCGATAGAGCTAACCGTCTCCAGTTAAAAGGTGCAGAGTTTGAAAAAGGGGCTGGTATGGACCCTGAAAAGGGTAAGCAAGCTATGGCGGCGAATGGGGAGATTGTATTCGAAACTCTCAACCGTGTAATGCACGATACTGAAGCCATTGTTGTTGTGGCGTCGCTGGGCGGAGGTACTGGAACCGGCTCCATTAACATGGTCATTGACGTATGTGCGGATTACTTAGGAAAGCCAGTTATGGCTATCGTAAGTCTCCCGAACCCTCATGTTGATGAAAACGTGAATGCATACGAAGCGTTGAAAGAGTTGGTACCCAAATTAGAAGAGTACCAGGAGGACGAACAGGGCGGCTCGTATCGCGTTCTAGAGAACATCGTAATCCTAGACAACAAAAAAATTATTGAAGAGCATATAGAGGCTGTGGAGCAGGGGAGCGCGGAAGTTACAAATTTATCTTGGGACCGTTACTCAAACTATAAGGTAGCTTCTATACTACATGAATGGAACGTCGTTACTACATTAGAGAGTGACAAAACCTTAGATGCGGAAGACTTTAAGAACAAACTGCTGTTTACGGGCGGTGTGCTCACATTTGCGAAGAAGAAAATCAATTTACAGAGCGGGGATCTGAAAAGCGAAAACGACCTGATTAATGAAATTGTGGCTACATACCGGGAAAGAAATGTCCTGGCTAATGGATTTGACTATAAAAATGATGCGATTGCATTCGGCATTAATATCGTGATGCCGAAAAACACAGAAAAGCTATTGAACAGGGACACATTAGAAAAAATTAATCGCCAGCTGCAAGGAGAGTTGGAAGGAGTGCCGATTTATTATGGCCGTTCCACATGGGATAGCAAACATGCACTGGTATATACAATTTGTAGCTTGCGGGGATTACCAGAACGGGCCAGAAATTTGAAACAAGAGTCCGAGGAGCTGCTAGCAAAGCAAAGAGAGAGAGAAGAGCGGCAGTCTGGTTTTGACATTGGTGGAGAGTTAAGCAGCCGTCAAGGGCGTACCAGTACACGGACAAGAGCAGGGAAAGCCGCTGCACCAGCGAATCCGTTTACAGCCTTAAAAAAGGAGACGACTGAGAAGAAGCTAGAAAAGAAATTCAATCCTTTTAAATAA
- a CDS encoding helix-turn-helix domain-containing protein — MFGLGKKRSKFGKWIDKRGISQQWVAAKSGVNRNTVGKIASDPDYIPTGTTIKKILSAVRAVDKSVRAEDFWSM, encoded by the coding sequence ATGTTTGGCCTTGGAAAGAAAAGAAGTAAATTTGGTAAATGGATTGATAAACGGGGAATTAGTCAACAATGGGTTGCGGCTAAGTCTGGAGTGAACCGGAATACCGTGGGGAAAATAGCGTCCGATCCGGATTATATACCGACTGGAACGACGATAAAGAAGATACTGTCGGCAGTACGCGCTGTCGATAAAAGCGTGAGAGCTGAAGACTTCTGGAGCATGTGA
- a CDS encoding FtsK/SpoIIIE domain-containing protein → MLEIISSVVMGSIALYAQFKKTGATNDSDKLNQIFTNSGLNIRDGKRTFTTQLVKRKIYPWGVEYRYRIPLGRSFEDYKAKFNHIQDGLNNRKTLLHFTLTDLKSLNLKQNLIHQIKELLKKKKATRKEIELSYDGLLKIKVYNEPLPTLLHYTDISLVGDGWKVTVGQIREGNQLILHDFEKIPHMVIGGATRYGKSNFLNMLITTLLLLQPDNVQFTLIDLKGGVEFSDYQDIEQVVNYAEEPEEAEKALRSVVKEMREKQQQFKHRSVKNVQEAKDPTRHFIIIDEVGELNPSEAITKEERALKESCQTYMSQIARLGAGLGYRQILATQYPTGDVIPRQCKQNSDAKLCFRVQNGTASRVVLDETGAEELPEVKGRAIYQTADRRRILQTPMIETKIIHQAIMPHIVIKARKEPVNEVKNKPDGETRTDIAQSGKIQFLD, encoded by the coding sequence ATGCTTGAGATTATCTCTTCAGTTGTGATGGGTTCGATCGCCCTTTATGCCCAATTCAAAAAAACGGGCGCAACAAATGACAGCGATAAATTGAATCAAATTTTTACTAATTCAGGTCTGAACATTCGAGACGGGAAAAGAACATTCACTACGCAGCTTGTCAAAAGAAAGATATATCCCTGGGGCGTTGAGTACCGATATAGGATTCCATTGGGAAGAAGCTTTGAAGATTATAAAGCAAAATTCAATCACATCCAGGATGGACTTAATAACAGGAAGACCCTACTCCACTTCACTCTAACAGACCTAAAAAGCCTTAATTTGAAGCAAAACCTCATTCACCAGATAAAAGAGTTGTTGAAGAAGAAAAAAGCCACCAGAAAGGAGATAGAGCTGTCTTACGATGGCCTACTCAAGATAAAGGTCTATAACGAGCCACTACCTACCCTACTCCACTACACAGACATAAGCCTAGTCGGAGACGGCTGGAAAGTGACCGTAGGACAAATTCGAGAAGGAAACCAACTCATTCTACATGACTTTGAAAAAATCCCTCACATGGTCATTGGCGGCGCCACACGGTATGGGAAATCAAATTTCCTCAATATGCTCATTACCACTCTCCTACTCCTGCAGCCGGATAACGTTCAATTCACCCTTATTGATTTAAAAGGCGGTGTAGAGTTTTCAGACTACCAGGATATAGAACAGGTCGTAAACTACGCCGAAGAGCCAGAAGAGGCCGAGAAAGCCCTCAGATCCGTCGTAAAAGAAATGCGTGAGAAACAACAGCAATTTAAGCATCGCTCGGTAAAGAATGTACAGGAGGCAAAGGACCCTACTCGTCATTTCATCATCATTGATGAAGTCGGAGAACTAAATCCGTCTGAAGCCATTACTAAAGAGGAACGGGCATTGAAGGAGAGCTGCCAAACATACATGAGCCAAATTGCCCGGCTAGGTGCCGGCCTTGGGTATCGGCAGATTCTTGCCACACAGTACCCTACGGGCGACGTGATTCCCCGTCAGTGTAAACAAAATTCAGATGCAAAGCTTTGCTTCAGGGTTCAGAATGGAACGGCCAGCCGTGTTGTACTTGATGAAACGGGAGCTGAAGAACTACCAGAGGTAAAAGGCCGTGCAATTTATCAAACGGCGGACCGGAGACGAATCCTGCAAACACCTATGATCGAAACAAAGATCATTCATCAGGCCATTATGCCTCATATCGTTATTAAAGCGAGAAAGGAGCCCGTCAATGAGGTCAAAAATAAGCCGGATGGAGAGACAAGAACAGATATTGCTCAGTCTGGAAAGATTCAATTTCTTGACTAG
- a CDS encoding replication-relaxation family protein gives MERQEQILLSLERFNFLTRSHIQRLHRLGGDRNAQKVLRQMEAYLHSFREGYDTVYYLNKSGREMIGAKKQVKRTLQTTHNLMRVDFFFHMGCPPHWFNERKVEIGGKVCVIPDALFFKDKQYNFLEVDNRQTMAENKAKVHKYRKMFESGVFQNDKNFGYFPTLHIVTVNKSRMKRFREICDGLPFQVYLIDEIK, from the coding sequence ATGGAGAGACAAGAACAGATATTGCTCAGTCTGGAAAGATTCAATTTCTTGACTAGGAGCCACATACAGCGTCTTCACAGGCTTGGAGGCGACAGGAACGCACAAAAGGTATTGCGGCAGATGGAAGCGTACCTACACAGCTTCCGAGAGGGCTATGACACGGTATATTATCTAAACAAGTCAGGCCGGGAGATGATTGGGGCTAAAAAGCAAGTAAAACGGACGCTGCAAACTACTCATAACTTAATGCGTGTTGACTTCTTCTTTCATATGGGCTGCCCTCCTCATTGGTTTAACGAACGAAAGGTAGAAATCGGAGGAAAGGTTTGTGTTATCCCTGATGCCCTCTTCTTCAAGGATAAACAGTACAACTTTTTAGAAGTGGATAATCGGCAAACAATGGCTGAAAACAAAGCAAAAGTACACAAGTACAGAAAGATGTTTGAGTCAGGTGTCTTTCAAAATGATAAAAATTTCGGCTATTTTCCTACTTTACATATCGTAACAGTCAACAAAAGCAGAATGAAACGCTTTAGGGAGATATGCGACGGCCTACCCTTTCAGGTGTATTTGATTGACGAGATTAAATAA
- a CDS encoding Abi family protein codes for MEENQMKPALTHEEQLNLLKNRNLIIKNEYFALEILKRVNYYRLRGYTLSLEKNDRFFDGITFEHVYTLYQFDQKLRNILLPMLENIEIAFRTEIAYVLAHKYGPLGYKNKEYFKSELHHANFLLEVKKETSRGKELFVQHYQQKYDGQFPIWAVVELITFGALSMLFKNMKKDDQKKIAGETYGTTPFYIESWLRTLAYVRNVCAHYGRLYGKRLVLSPKLFDDDKKRGIQEKSPFAAIYIMSRLCLDKSVWDFFISNLYALVSQYEDQIKLHLIGFPENWYELLNEKR; via the coding sequence ATGGAGGAAAACCAAATGAAACCTGCACTTACACATGAAGAGCAATTAAATTTGTTGAAAAATAGAAATTTAATAATAAAAAATGAGTACTTTGCGTTGGAAATTCTAAAAAGAGTGAATTACTACAGACTTCGCGGATACACATTGTCATTAGAAAAAAACGACAGATTTTTTGATGGAATAACCTTTGAACATGTATATACCTTGTATCAGTTCGATCAGAAACTACGAAATATATTGCTTCCAATGTTAGAAAATATAGAAATCGCTTTTCGAACTGAAATTGCCTATGTATTAGCTCATAAATATGGTCCTTTAGGATATAAAAATAAAGAATATTTCAAAAGCGAATTACATCATGCTAATTTTTTATTGGAAGTTAAAAAAGAAACTTCGAGGGGAAAAGAACTCTTTGTTCAGCATTATCAACAAAAGTATGATGGTCAATTTCCGATATGGGCAGTGGTTGAACTTATAACCTTTGGTGCACTATCCATGTTATTTAAGAACATGAAGAAAGATGATCAAAAGAAAATTGCAGGTGAAACTTACGGGACCACCCCGTTCTATATAGAAAGCTGGCTTAGAACGCTGGCGTATGTAAGGAATGTATGTGCTCACTACGGACGACTGTACGGGAAACGATTAGTTCTTTCACCAAAATTATTTGATGATGATAAAAAACGAGGTATACAAGAAAAAAGCCCATTTGCAGCTATATATATAATGAGCAGATTATGTCTGGATAAAAGCGTTTGGGACTTTTTCATTTCTAACTTATATGCACTGGTTAGTCAGTATGAAGACCAGATAAAATTGCATCTTATTGGTTTTCCAGAAAATTGGTATGAATTACTTAATGAAAAAAGATAA